The genomic segment AGAAAATCCTCAGACAACAAACATTCTTCCATCCATCTCAGACGACAATGTCGAAGTTGTTCAGCTAATCTAACGGTATATTCGACGTCCAGCGCCATCCAGCAATCGAGCATCAATTCAGCATCATTCCCGATGATGAATCTCGCTTTTTCAACAAATTCTACGTTTTTTTTAAACCCTCCAACCCATCTGCAGGACCGTAGGGACAAGCTAGCTTGAAAGCCGTGAAGCCCAATTCTTTGTACCAATCAACATCATTGCCCGTTGCATAACAGAATATTTTCTCTTCTTTGGGTCCACCAATGAGCGAATATACGGGTACTCCCAATGACTTTGCTTTTGCATCCCAAAGAGCCAGATCAATCGCGCTGATTGCGTAGGATGCAAGCCCCACTGTTCCAAAGGGCTTTGTCAATCGGAACATCATGTCTGAAATCATTTCAATGGCAAATCCATCCTTGCCCACTAAATTGGGTTCAAGATGCTCTCGAATGATAGTGGCTGCGACAACTCCTTGATCTGTCATTCCCAAACCCCAGACGCCATTTTCCAGAGTCACTTTACACCACACACTTTCCCACTTGGGAAGCCATAGGTTCCGATGTGCTTTTACTGATGCAAAGCGCGACATTGGATTAGCAACTTCATCAGTTTCTGCCCAAGACTGCTTTCTTGGCTTTGAGTTGAAGTTCTTTTTTGGAAATTGAACCCGGACACATTCAATGGATTTAATCTTCATAAGACTCTGAGAGAATGACATTTCGTAGCTAAAGGGAGTGTAAGTGAGTCAGAAATCCATCAAAATGTTTTTTGTACAAGCCATCATAGAAGAAATCCTTCATGGCTTTTGCTTTTTGAATTGGGATCAGATCAAAACTATTGTTGCTTCCAAAGACTGACAGATGGAAAGAGCAAGCAATATTTAGCATATAAGTTGACATAAAAGCTTCTTCAATACAATTTCCAGATACTAGTGCGCCATGATTTTTGAGAAATAGAACGTTTTTATTCTCAAAAGCCTCAACAAGTCTTTGTATGTTTAGCTCTTCCGAAATTGAATCATATTCATTGAAATAGCCATATGAATCCATGAAGCAGCATGAATGCTGAGTTAATCGTGGTTCAAACACAAAATCAGTTCGGGTGGCAACTGTAGTAATGGACGGGGTATGAATATGGAAAACACACTTGTGAGTATCCAAGTGCTTGTGAACTGGAGTATGAAAATAAGAAGCAGCTTTCAATGGCCTGGCTTCACCAACAAATGATTCGGTTTCTTTATCAAAAACTACGATATTGTTTAAGTTAACAAGATCCCAATGAACGTGGCCCGGTGTCATAAAGACAGTCTTAGGATGAAGTGGGTCATCGTAGCTGATGTGATTCCAAACTCCCTCGACAAGTGAGTGGAGAGCACCTAAGTGATGAACTAAAACAAAATTCTTTTTGGACTTTTCTTGTTGCCTTTCGATCATGAATCCAACTAGTTTTGGTTCATATCAAGAATGGGGATTGACTTAACAAAAGCTTGTTTAAAAGTATTCTTAGGCGTTGTCATTATTGATTTACAATCTCCTATCTCCAGTGAATCCATCCTTCATTACAACGAGTTCATCGCAAGCATTGTAATCAGTTGTGAGATCATGTCTCATGTAGAGTGTTGCCTCTTTTCAAGTAAGCGTGGTATGTGAAATTGACATGACCACCAGCCAACACCAACTACACCAATTCGTGCTACTTCTTTCA from the SAR324 cluster bacterium genome contains:
- a CDS encoding class II aldolase/adducin family protein, which encodes MIERQQEKSKKNFVLVHHLGALHSLVEGVWNHISYDDPLHPKTVFMTPGHVHWDLVNLNNIVVFDKETESFVGEARPLKAASYFHTPVHKHLDTHKCVFHIHTPSITTVATRTDFVFEPRLTQHSCCFMDSYGYFNEYDSISEELNIQRLVEAFENKNVLFLKNHGALVSGNCIEEAFMSTYMLNIACSFHLSVFGSNNSFDLIPIQKAKAMKDFFYDGLYKKHFDGFLTHLHSL